In the genome of Mycobacterium kansasii ATCC 12478, one region contains:
- a CDS encoding NADH:flavin oxidoreductase — protein sequence MPDAPDVLGPAKLGPLTLRNRVIKAATFEARTPDALVTDDLIEYHRLPAAGGVGMTTVAYCAVSPGGRTSGDGMWMRPEAVPGLRRLTDAVHAEGAAVSAQIGHAGPVADARSNKATALAPVRFFNPIAMRFAKKATRDDIADVTAAHANAARLAVDAGFDAVEIHLGHNYLASSFLSPLINRRDDEFGGSLENRAKVARGLVLAVRHAVQQQIAVTAKLNMADGIRGGITTEEALTTAKWLQDDGGLDALELTAGSSLVNPMYLFRGDAPVKEFAGAFKPPLRWGIRMTGHKFLREYPYRDAYLLRDARLFRAELSMPLILLGGITNRETMDLAMAEGFDFVAMARALLAEPDLVNRIAAEGQRARSACTHCNLCMPTIYSRTRCVVTGAPDR from the coding sequence ATGCCCGATGCCCCCGACGTGCTCGGCCCGGCCAAGCTGGGTCCGCTGACGCTGCGTAACCGCGTCATCAAGGCCGCAACCTTCGAGGCACGCACGCCCGACGCGCTGGTGACCGACGACCTGATCGAATACCACCGGCTGCCGGCCGCGGGCGGGGTCGGCATGACGACGGTCGCCTATTGCGCGGTCTCCCCCGGCGGCCGCACCAGCGGCGACGGGATGTGGATGCGCCCGGAGGCGGTGCCGGGGCTGCGCCGGCTCACCGATGCGGTGCACGCCGAGGGCGCGGCGGTCAGCGCCCAGATCGGTCACGCGGGACCGGTGGCCGACGCCCGGTCCAACAAGGCGACCGCCCTGGCGCCCGTGCGGTTCTTCAACCCGATCGCCATGCGGTTCGCCAAGAAGGCGACCCGCGACGACATCGCCGATGTGACCGCCGCGCACGCCAATGCTGCGCGCCTGGCCGTCGACGCCGGCTTCGACGCCGTCGAAATCCATCTGGGCCACAACTATCTGGCGAGCTCGTTTCTGTCCCCGCTGATCAACCGGCGCGACGACGAGTTCGGCGGGTCGCTGGAGAACCGGGCCAAGGTCGCCCGCGGATTGGTGCTGGCCGTTCGCCACGCCGTGCAGCAGCAGATCGCGGTGACCGCCAAGCTCAACATGGCCGACGGCATCCGCGGCGGCATCACGACCGAGGAAGCGCTGACCACGGCGAAGTGGCTGCAGGACGACGGCGGGCTGGACGCGCTGGAACTCACCGCCGGCAGTTCGCTGGTCAACCCCATGTACTTGTTCCGCGGCGACGCGCCGGTCAAGGAATTCGCCGGCGCCTTCAAGCCGCCGCTGCGCTGGGGGATCAGGATGACCGGCCACAAGTTTCTTCGCGAGTACCCCTACCGCGATGCCTATCTGTTGCGCGATGCCCGGCTGTTTCGCGCCGAGTTGTCGATGCCACTGATCTTGCTGGGCGGCATCACCAACCGGGAGACCATGGACCTGGCGATGGCCGAGGGATTCGACTTCGTTGCCATGGCCCGCGCGCTGCTGGCCGAGCCCGACCTGGTCAATCGGATCGCCGCCGAAGGGCAGCGGGCGCGTTCGGCGTGCACACATTGCAACCTGTGCATGCCCACCATCTACAGCCGCACCCGCTGCGTCGTGACCGGCGCGCCCGACCGCTGA
- a CDS encoding TfuA-like protein, which produces MRAARRIVVTAGPTIGVADVHTVVPNAEVVPPISFGDALRYGLKPGDTLLIVDGLFFQHPPVRHKELLTLIQDGVRVVGSSSMGALRAAELHPFGMEGYGWVFDNYRNGYLEADDEVAMVHGEPEDGYPVFVDALVNIRQTLARAVETGLLSAQLAADLVETAGRTPFTMRTWDRLLAALEVPERSCLAKQLTASRVDIKHADAVVALRNIVDGQDGVATRPGPPPTVWSVRWKQRWEPPVPVAITSGTDTDTGTTLGVRDTDVLSLLSICAADRWAYLPALEQVASWYWIVTHPGDHGDVRQHASRAVAQVAAGTRRRALETVAHRYAVAIGLADESGFPASVRSQWLTDEENATLGTDPIAVSALLVTRTLFVTRSLPAIEHFLDLLRADPRLPHWRSVTAQALARRDELARRKPHLNLHRPDPRQLKNLFAKRWGAEVDRIELARRGLMSEEAFYTAATLFAVAAADDRLPSIEVGALGPA; this is translated from the coding sequence ATGAGGGCCGCCCGCCGGATCGTGGTGACCGCGGGGCCCACCATCGGCGTCGCCGATGTCCACACGGTGGTGCCCAATGCCGAGGTGGTGCCTCCGATTTCGTTCGGCGACGCCCTGCGGTACGGGCTGAAGCCCGGCGACACGCTGCTGATTGTCGACGGGTTGTTCTTCCAGCACCCCCCGGTGCGGCACAAAGAACTGTTGACCTTGATCCAGGACGGAGTCCGCGTCGTCGGCTCGTCCAGCATGGGTGCGCTGCGCGCCGCCGAACTGCATCCCTTCGGAATGGAAGGCTACGGTTGGGTATTCGACAACTACCGCAACGGATATTTGGAAGCCGACGACGAGGTCGCCATGGTCCACGGCGAGCCCGAAGACGGCTATCCCGTCTTCGTCGACGCGTTGGTCAACATCCGCCAAACGCTGGCACGCGCTGTCGAGACCGGTTTGCTGTCAGCACAATTGGCGGCTGATCTGGTCGAAACGGCGGGCCGCACGCCGTTCACCATGCGCACCTGGGATCGGCTGCTGGCCGCGCTCGAGGTGCCCGAAAGAAGTTGCTTGGCAAAGCAATTGACGGCATCGCGGGTCGATATCAAACACGCCGACGCGGTGGTGGCGCTCCGCAACATCGTCGACGGGCAGGACGGCGTCGCCACCCGCCCGGGCCCACCGCCGACGGTGTGGTCGGTTCGCTGGAAACAACGTTGGGAGCCCCCGGTGCCGGTCGCCATCACCTCCGGCACCGACACCGACACGGGCACCACCCTCGGCGTCCGCGACACCGACGTCCTATCCCTGCTGAGCATCTGCGCCGCCGACCGCTGGGCCTACCTTCCCGCTCTCGAGCAGGTCGCCTCCTGGTACTGGATCGTCACCCACCCCGGTGATCACGGCGACGTTCGCCAGCACGCATCCCGCGCCGTCGCGCAGGTGGCTGCCGGCACCCGCCGACGCGCGTTGGAGACCGTCGCCCACCGGTACGCCGTAGCCATCGGACTTGCCGACGAGTCCGGCTTTCCGGCGTCGGTTCGATCGCAGTGGCTGACCGACGAAGAAAACGCCACGCTCGGTACCGACCCGATCGCCGTCTCAGCGTTGCTCGTTACCCGCACCCTGTTTGTCACCCGGTCGCTTCCTGCCATCGAGCACTTTCTCGACCTGTTACGCGCGGACCCGCGCCTGCCGCACTGGCGCAGTGTCACGGCACAAGCGTTGGCCCGGCGCGATGAACTTGCCCGTCGCAAGCCGCATTTGAACCTGCACCGACCCGACCCAAGACAACTCAAAAACCTCTTTGCCAAGCGATGGGGCGCCGAAGTGGACCGCATCGAACTGGCCCGGCGCGGCCTGATGAGTGAAGAAGCCTTCTACACCGCCGCCACCCTGTTCGCGGTCGCGGCCGCCGATGACCGGTTGCCGTCCATCGAAGTCGGCGCCTTGGGTCCGGCCTAA
- a CDS encoding bifunctional methylenetetrahydrofolate dehydrogenase/methenyltetrahydrofolate cyclohydrolase, whose amino-acid sequence MGAIMLDGKATRDEIFVDLKRRVAALTSSGSASGRPPGLGTILVGDDPGSHAYVRGKHADCAKVGITSIRRDLPADISTATLNETIDELNANSDCTGYIVQLPLPKHLDENAALERVDPGKDADGLHPTNLGRLVLNTPAPLPCTPRGIVHLLRRYDVELAGAHVVVIGRGVTVGRPLGLLLTRRSENATVTLCHTGTRDLAALTRQADIIVAAVGVPHMLTADMVRPGAAVVDVGVSRTDDGLVGDVHPDVWEVAGHVSPNPGGVGPLTRAFLLTNVVELAEQR is encoded by the coding sequence GTGGGCGCAATCATGCTGGACGGCAAAGCCACCCGAGACGAGATCTTTGTGGACTTGAAGCGGCGGGTGGCGGCTCTGACTTCTTCCGGGTCCGCGTCGGGCCGCCCCCCCGGTTTGGGCACCATCCTGGTCGGTGACGACCCCGGCTCGCACGCCTACGTGCGGGGTAAGCACGCCGACTGCGCCAAGGTCGGCATCACCTCGATTCGCCGCGACCTACCCGCCGACATCAGCACCGCCACGCTCAACGAGACCATCGACGAACTGAACGCCAACTCCGACTGCACCGGCTACATCGTGCAGCTGCCGCTGCCGAAGCATCTGGACGAGAACGCGGCGCTGGAGCGCGTCGACCCGGGCAAGGACGCCGACGGGCTGCATCCCACCAACCTGGGCCGGCTGGTCCTCAACACCCCGGCGCCGCTGCCCTGCACCCCGCGTGGCATCGTGCACCTGCTGCGGCGCTATGACGTCGAGCTGGCCGGGGCGCACGTGGTGGTCATCGGCCGCGGCGTCACGGTCGGCCGCCCGCTCGGCCTGTTGCTCACCCGCCGCTCCGAGAACGCCACGGTGACGTTGTGCCACACCGGAACTCGCGACCTTGCAGCCCTGACCAGGCAAGCCGACATCATCGTCGCGGCCGTCGGGGTTCCGCACATGCTAACCGCGGACATGGTGCGCCCCGGCGCCGCGGTCGTCGACGTCGGAGTCAGCCGCACCGACGACGGACTGGTCGGCGATGTACACCCCGACGTCTGGGAGGTCGCCGGTCACGTGTCGCCCAACCCGGGTGGCGTAGGGCCGCTGACCCGGGCGTTCCTGTTGACCAACGTCGTCGAGCTGGCCGAGCAACGATGA
- a CDS encoding ATP-binding cassette domain-containing protein — MPQSAPPALTVRYDGSARTFAPGHDVVVGRDLRADMRITHPLISRAHLLLRFDQGRWLAIDNNSLNGTFCNGRRVPMVDIQDGQSVNIGNPDGPLLTFEVGRHVGMAGRPPQTESMRVGTQSSPWPPAATQVAGHPGPPPPARQSNWTAPPSARPHPGPPPKSGQPMYPSSASRQPGFAPGPPRQPSNQPPNQPPNYAPAGPRPSPPTQMQPSAAKPPEVANLATKMIHALLPRTGSNEMPAGSVTIGRATDNDVVIQDVLASRHHAFLTMTPLGTEIRDAHSVNGTFVNGVRVGSAILSDGDVVTIGNVDLVFTGGTLIRRTEAATRTGGLEVKSVCFKADGKQLLDHISLTARPGTLTAIIGGSGAGKTTLSRLIAGYTSPSSGTVTFEGHNIHTEYASMRSRIGMVPQDDVVHRQLTVNQALGYAAELRLPPDTSKADRDQVVAQVLEELELTKHADTRVDKLSGGQRKRASVALELLTGPSLLILDEPTTGLDPALDRQVMMMLRQLADAGRVVLVVTHSVSYLDVCDQLLLVAPGGKTAFLGPPDQIGQAMGTTNWADIFAKVGADPDEANRRFLADKQAQPAFPSQASPAADLGEPVHTDVFRQFSTIARRQVRLVVSDRGYTVFLALLPFLIGVLSLTVRGKTGFGMSDPLGNNPAQPDQILVMLNVGAVFMGTALTIRDLIGERPIFRREQAVGLSTAAYMAAKIVVFSAFAIAQAAIATTICVIGWGKPLSDAVLLGDVRFELFVTVAATCVASAMLGMALSALAQSQDQIMPMLVFSIMSQLVFSGGMIWVTDRILLDQLSWATPARWGYAASASTIDTHRLVPGPTDPKDQHWDHKASAWLFDMAMLGVVSIAYTAIVWWRIRLRRR; from the coding sequence ATGCCTCAATCTGCCCCGCCCGCGCTGACTGTTCGCTACGACGGGTCTGCACGTACTTTCGCGCCCGGCCATGACGTGGTAGTCGGCCGCGACTTGCGCGCCGACATGCGCATCACGCATCCGCTGATCTCCCGGGCACACCTGCTGTTGCGGTTCGATCAGGGCCGGTGGCTGGCGATCGACAACAATTCGCTGAACGGGACCTTCTGCAACGGCCGGCGGGTGCCGATGGTCGACATCCAGGACGGCCAGAGCGTCAACATCGGCAACCCCGACGGGCCGTTGCTGACCTTTGAGGTCGGCCGGCACGTGGGGATGGCCGGGCGGCCACCGCAAACCGAGTCGATGCGGGTGGGCACCCAGTCGTCGCCGTGGCCGCCGGCGGCGACGCAGGTTGCTGGTCACCCGGGACCGCCGCCGCCGGCACGCCAGTCGAACTGGACCGCGCCGCCGTCGGCGCGACCGCATCCCGGCCCGCCCCCGAAATCGGGGCAACCGATGTACCCCAGCTCGGCGTCCCGGCAGCCCGGGTTTGCACCGGGGCCGCCGCGCCAGCCATCGAACCAGCCGCCGAACCAGCCGCCGAATTATGCACCGGCCGGGCCGCGCCCGTCGCCGCCCACGCAGATGCAGCCCAGCGCCGCCAAGCCGCCCGAGGTGGCCAATCTGGCGACCAAGATGATCCATGCGCTGTTGCCGCGGACCGGGTCCAATGAAATGCCGGCGGGATCGGTCACGATCGGCCGCGCCACCGATAACGACGTCGTGATCCAGGACGTCCTGGCGTCGCGTCACCACGCTTTCCTGACCATGACACCCCTGGGCACCGAAATCCGCGACGCCCACAGCGTCAACGGGACGTTCGTCAACGGGGTCCGGGTCGGCTCGGCGATCTTGAGCGACGGCGACGTCGTCACCATCGGCAACGTGGACCTGGTGTTCACCGGCGGCACGCTGATTCGCCGCACGGAGGCGGCCACCCGCACCGGCGGCCTGGAAGTGAAATCGGTCTGCTTCAAAGCCGATGGCAAGCAACTGCTCGACCACATCTCGCTGACCGCCCGCCCCGGCACATTGACGGCCATCATCGGCGGCTCCGGCGCCGGCAAGACCACCCTGTCGCGACTGATCGCGGGTTACACCAGCCCCAGCTCGGGAACCGTGACCTTCGAGGGCCACAACATCCACACCGAGTACGCGTCCATGCGCAGCAGAATCGGGATGGTCCCCCAAGACGACGTCGTGCATCGCCAGCTCACCGTCAACCAGGCCCTCGGGTACGCCGCCGAACTGCGGCTGCCGCCCGACACCAGCAAGGCCGACCGCGACCAGGTGGTCGCCCAGGTCCTCGAGGAACTCGAGCTGACCAAACACGCCGACACACGAGTGGACAAGTTGTCCGGCGGGCAGCGCAAGCGCGCGTCGGTGGCGCTCGAACTGCTCACCGGTCCGTCGCTGCTGATTCTCGACGAGCCGACGACGGGTCTGGATCCGGCGCTGGACCGGCAGGTGATGATGATGCTGCGGCAACTCGCCGACGCCGGCCGTGTGGTGCTGGTGGTCACCCACTCCGTGTCCTACCTGGACGTCTGCGATCAGCTGCTGCTGGTCGCTCCGGGCGGCAAGACGGCATTCCTGGGCCCGCCCGACCAGATCGGTCAGGCCATGGGAACCACCAACTGGGCCGACATTTTCGCCAAGGTGGGCGCCGACCCCGACGAGGCCAACCGCCGCTTCCTGGCCGACAAGCAGGCCCAGCCGGCGTTTCCGTCCCAGGCCAGCCCCGCCGCCGACCTGGGCGAACCGGTGCACACCGACGTGTTTCGGCAGTTCTCCACCATCGCCCGCCGCCAGGTTCGCCTGGTCGTTTCCGACCGTGGCTACACGGTGTTCCTGGCGTTGCTGCCGTTCCTCATCGGCGTGCTGAGCCTCACCGTTCGCGGCAAGACCGGATTCGGGATGTCGGATCCGCTGGGCAACAATCCCGCCCAGCCCGACCAGATTCTGGTCATGCTCAATGTCGGGGCGGTATTCATGGGGACGGCGCTGACGATCCGTGACCTCATCGGTGAGCGTCCCATCTTCCGGCGCGAGCAGGCGGTCGGCTTGTCCACCGCGGCCTATATGGCCGCCAAGATCGTGGTGTTCTCCGCGTTCGCGATCGCGCAGGCGGCGATCGCCACCACCATCTGTGTGATCGGCTGGGGCAAGCCGCTTTCCGACGCGGTGCTGCTGGGAGACGTCCGGTTCGAACTGTTCGTCACCGTGGCCGCGACCTGTGTGGCCTCGGCGATGCTGGGCATGGCACTGTCGGCGCTGGCGCAGTCGCAGGACCAGATCATGCCGATGCTGGTGTTCTCGATCATGTCTCAGCTGGTGTTCTCCGGGGGCATGATCTGGGTGACCGACCGGATCCTGCTCGACCAGTTGTCCTGGGCCACACCCGCCCGCTGGGGCTACGCGGCGTCGGCGTCGACGATCGACACCCACCGGCTGGTACCCGGCCCAACCGACCCGAAAGACCAGCA
- a CDS encoding FAD-binding oxidoreductase, whose translation MRPMISRQAFLRGAVGALATSAVFGHVRAAADPSSGWTGLASSIGGRVLLPDSGGSFTSGKQIFNSLYNGSNPAAVVTVTSQADVEKAVAFAAANKLKIAPRGGGHSYIGASAAAGAMVIDLRGLTGGVNFDSATGNVTMPAATDLYAVQQALAGAGRAIPTGSCPTVGVGGLTLGGGMGADSRHAGLTCDALRSATVVLPGGETVTASADDHPDLFWALRGGGGGNFGVTTSMTFATFPTADSDVVRVDFAPSSAAQVLTGWQTWLAAADRNTWGLVDMSVSASQANCHVLATCPAGSGPAVANAIKSAVGVQPTGVEHKTLSHMDLVMYLAGGSATSSPRSFVAGSDVIGTMNSAAAQSIVAALGKWPPASGRASVIVDTLSGAVGDVDPSGSAFPWRRQSAVAQWYVETPGSGQVAAANKWIGAAHQAVQQFSVGAYVNYLEPNTAPARYFGPNLARLTAIRQRYDPGQLMYSGIVF comes from the coding sequence ATGCGGCCCATGATTTCTCGGCAAGCGTTCCTTCGCGGCGCGGTGGGAGCGCTGGCGACATCGGCGGTATTCGGGCACGTGCGGGCGGCCGCTGATCCGTCCAGCGGTTGGACCGGTCTGGCTTCCTCGATCGGTGGCCGGGTGCTGCTGCCGGACAGCGGGGGCTCGTTCACCTCGGGCAAGCAGATTTTCAACTCGCTCTACAACGGCTCGAACCCGGCGGCGGTGGTCACGGTCACCTCGCAGGCCGACGTCGAGAAGGCCGTCGCGTTCGCGGCCGCCAATAAGCTCAAGATCGCCCCGCGCGGCGGCGGGCATTCCTACATCGGCGCTTCGGCCGCGGCCGGCGCCATGGTGATCGATCTGCGCGGCCTGACCGGCGGCGTGAATTTCGACAGCGCCACCGGAAACGTCACGATGCCGGCCGCGACCGATCTGTATGCGGTGCAGCAGGCGCTGGCCGGCGCCGGCCGCGCGATTCCCACCGGCAGCTGCCCGACCGTCGGCGTGGGCGGCCTGACCCTCGGCGGTGGAATGGGTGCCGATTCCCGCCACGCCGGCCTGACCTGCGACGCGCTGCGATCGGCGACGGTGGTGTTGCCCGGCGGGGAAACGGTCACCGCATCCGCCGACGATCATCCCGACCTGTTCTGGGCGTTGCGGGGCGGCGGGGGCGGCAACTTCGGGGTGACGACGTCGATGACGTTTGCGACCTTCCCGACCGCCGACTCCGACGTGGTGCGCGTCGACTTCGCCCCCTCGTCGGCGGCCCAGGTGCTGACCGGCTGGCAGACCTGGCTGGCGGCAGCCGACCGCAACACCTGGGGCCTGGTCGACATGTCGGTCAGCGCGTCGCAGGCCAATTGCCATGTGCTGGCTACCTGCCCGGCGGGATCCGGGCCCGCGGTGGCCAACGCGATCAAATCCGCAGTCGGCGTTCAACCCACCGGCGTCGAGCACAAGACGCTGAGCCATATGGATCTGGTGATGTATCTGGCCGGCGGCAGCGCGACGAGTTCACCACGGAGCTTCGTGGCCGGGTCCGACGTCATCGGCACAATGAATTCTGCTGCGGCACAGTCGATTGTCGCAGCGCTGGGAAAGTGGCCGCCGGCCTCCGGACGCGCGTCGGTGATCGTGGACACGCTCAGCGGCGCGGTGGGCGACGTCGATCCGAGCGGCTCGGCCTTTCCGTGGCGACGGCAGTCCGCTGTCGCACAGTGGTACGTCGAGACACCCGGCAGCGGGCAGGTTGCCGCTGCCAACAAGTGGATCGGCGCCGCACATCAAGCGGTGCAACAGTTTTCGGTCGGTGCGTACGTCAACTATCTGGAACCCAACACCGCACCGGCGCGATACTTCGGCCCGAACCTCGCGCGGCTGACCGCGATCCGGCAGCGATACGACCCGGGCCAGTTGATGTATTCGGGGATCGTCTTCTAG
- a CDS encoding DUF3017 domain-containing protein — protein sequence MTARAILAHTFRAQWPILLVGLIFTVAFVLVGANFWRRGALLIGIGVGVAAALRLALSDELAGLLVVRSKGTDFTTMAVVGAAMVYIASTIDPLGTG from the coding sequence ATGACGGCGCGGGCCATCCTTGCGCACACGTTTCGCGCACAGTGGCCGATCCTGCTCGTGGGGCTGATCTTCACGGTGGCGTTCGTGCTGGTGGGGGCGAACTTCTGGCGCCGAGGTGCGCTGCTGATAGGGATCGGTGTGGGTGTGGCGGCCGCGCTGCGGCTGGCGTTGTCCGATGAACTGGCCGGCCTGCTGGTGGTGCGCAGCAAGGGCACGGACTTCACGACCATGGCCGTGGTGGGGGCCGCGATGGTCTATATCGCGTCGACGATCGACCCGCTGGGCACGGGCTAG
- a CDS encoding YcaO-like family protein yields MSESCAAATAASVGPDWSQWPTRVLGHANPTSIAHRAGTYRIMSPEQTWRAVQPMLELAGITRVADLTWLDDLGIPTVQAVRPASVTLSVSQGKAATYRAAQVSAVMESLETWHAENVTPDLFSMRTTDLAAALTYDPAHLLLSARSIYHPGAKLDWMTATTLLTGRQTWVPWEAVLVNAAVDNRWDPPMFSMDTTGLASGNSYWEASLHGLYEVMERHAMAAGEPGSTLFEVPVDDVADSGCAELVDMIYRAGSELKIARTDTWDGFPCFTAEICSPMLGVPFSGFGLHHDPNVALSRAITEAAQSRLTAISGAREDLSPALYHRFARVHAYGPLRPTMRHLPTAEPTPWHVPGTDSLSDLLASAATAVADRSGTEPLAVVCDLAGSCVPVVKVIAPGLTASHGSPMRTPLQESA; encoded by the coding sequence ATGTCTGAATCATGCGCTGCGGCCACCGCCGCGTCCGTGGGCCCGGATTGGTCGCAGTGGCCGACCCGGGTGCTGGGCCATGCCAATCCCACCTCGATCGCCCATCGGGCGGGGACCTACCGAATCATGTCTCCCGAACAGACCTGGCGGGCCGTGCAACCGATGCTGGAATTGGCGGGCATCACCCGCGTCGCCGACCTCACCTGGCTCGACGATCTCGGCATTCCCACCGTTCAGGCAGTGCGTCCCGCCTCTGTGACACTTTCGGTCAGTCAGGGCAAGGCCGCGACCTACCGCGCCGCCCAAGTTTCCGCGGTCATGGAATCGCTGGAAACCTGGCACGCTGAAAACGTCACGCCCGACCTGTTTTCCATGAGGACAACGGACCTCGCGGCAGCTCTGACCTACGATCCGGCCCACCTGCTCCTGTCGGCCCGAAGCATCTACCACCCTGGCGCCAAGCTCGACTGGATGACCGCGACGACGCTGTTGACCGGCCGCCAAACCTGGGTGCCGTGGGAGGCGGTTCTGGTGAACGCGGCGGTCGACAACCGCTGGGACCCGCCGATGTTCTCGATGGACACCACGGGGTTGGCCTCGGGCAACAGCTACTGGGAGGCCAGCCTCCATGGCCTCTACGAGGTCATGGAACGCCACGCCATGGCCGCCGGCGAACCCGGAAGCACCCTGTTCGAGGTGCCTGTCGACGATGTCGCCGACTCCGGCTGCGCCGAATTGGTCGACATGATCTACCGGGCCGGGAGCGAACTGAAGATAGCGCGGACCGACACGTGGGACGGTTTCCCGTGCTTTACCGCCGAGATCTGTTCGCCCATGCTGGGGGTTCCGTTCAGCGGCTTCGGGTTACACCACGATCCCAACGTGGCGTTGTCCCGGGCGATCACCGAAGCCGCGCAATCGCGGCTGACGGCTATCAGCGGAGCACGCGAAGACCTGTCGCCGGCGTTGTACCACCGCTTCGCCCGGGTGCACGCCTACGGCCCGTTGCGGCCAACCATGCGGCACTTGCCTACCGCCGAACCCACACCGTGGCACGTTCCCGGCACCGATTCGTTGAGTGACCTGTTGGCTTCGGCCGCAACGGCGGTGGCGGACCGGTCGGGCACCGAGCCGCTGGCGGTCGTGTGCGATCTCGCCGGCAGCTGTGTTCCGGTGGTGAAGGTGATCGCGCCCGGTCTGACGGCCTCGCACGGTTCTCCGATGCGCACCCCCTTGCAGGAGTCGGCATGA
- a CDS encoding DUF732 domain-containing protein — MRTWRHQPLTIRLLAGSAVLLTAAAALAAPAEAGTIDDAFIGALNDAGVNYGDPASAVDLGHSVCSTLARPGGSFNSAAATVVAAGTGMPQPMAQIFTSIAISTYCPQAMTDVATGNLPGLPQIPGIPGF, encoded by the coding sequence ATGAGAACATGGCGCCATCAGCCACTCACGATTCGTTTGCTGGCGGGATCGGCAGTCCTGCTCACCGCGGCCGCCGCACTGGCGGCACCGGCCGAGGCCGGCACGATCGACGACGCTTTTATCGGCGCGCTCAACGACGCCGGCGTGAACTACGGCGACCCGGCAAGTGCCGTGGATTTGGGCCACTCCGTGTGCTCGACGCTGGCGCGGCCGGGTGGTTCGTTCAACTCTGCGGCAGCGACCGTCGTCGCCGCGGGCACCGGCATGCCCCAGCCGATGGCGCAAATTTTCACCAGCATCGCCATTTCGACGTATTGCCCGCAGGCGATGACGGACGTGGCAACCGGCAACCTGCCGGGTTTGCCGCAGATACCGGGGATTCCCGGGTTTTAG